tgttctatacatctgaaagaagcccttaggattacttttcgcctcatttgctactttgatctcatagttcttgtttgctatcctggtgtttttcttaactaatctagatagttcgacgtaccggcccctgagatgtgtgtccccattctttattttctgataaattcccttctttaacccaatctcgtgttttagtccacgagtcatccacttaggatcattgttttcttttctaagtgttcgctgtggtatatgctgttcttgcccctctactattactctaactaaattattgtaagacatttctacctggttctcctggctcttcaatccgcagttctggccctcatgaatccctaaattatcccagtttaccccttcaagatgtcttcgaagcccctcgtagtttgctcttctaaaatctggcactaacactgggttcggttcgcgggttaccgcccagtctaagctaaaacgaaccgttctgtgatcactatttcctaactctccgcccacctccaactcacgtagcaagctcctctggtaggctcagtaactacctgcttaaggaaattatcttgtatagcttcaagaaagtcctcggcttccaggtcacccactagatcttcccagtctatattcctataattaaagtcccccattacgcagacatttctactcatactcgccctgccaatctcctgtagtaatatactcgtgtcctgcctgttaaggttgggtggcctgtatataactcctagagttagtttttctttccctttgtaaacgtccacccaaactgattctgaatccatgttagttttgactgagttgttaactaaacatttaagtgagtctttaacatatagcgcaactccacctccctttctgccccttctgtctttgtgaaacatctgataacccgttatttcaaattctgatctaaaatttctattagcagtgtctatccatgtctcagtgatcgctatatAGGGCATTATGAAGCCGCATTGAAGCGTGAGTGGTAGGTAGCAGAGAAGACCAAAGCAGAGATAACCAGGCATTCCTATGCTGTCTGGGAGAGTATCAGACGAACACCCGACATGTGTTCAAAGCTGGTACACTCTCTTCCCTCACGTCTCCAGCAGGTGATTGACGCCGAGGGGGGATGGATTAAATATTAGGAAAGGACATAACGCACCACTAGGGTAAAAGGAGAGTGCTACCTTCCCCACGAAATAGCGCTGTTGGCCGGGATTGAACATGTGACTATACGATCACGAGGCAAGTCGTTACCTGTCTGTTTCCAGATTTATGCTATACCCCATGAGGCTGGGGTGCTGCCCTATTCCTTTATCCTGCACTTATTTATCAATAATCTGTTGAATTTTACATTGGAAACTATACTATGTAATGCTTTATGACCTTAATAAAGATTACAATACTGTATATGTGACATGTTACTCACTTCACCGTAATTATTGGCATCCAAATGCTTGTAAATCTAGAATGGCAAAGTTTATCGGCCAACATTACATATCCACTTTTCATGAAACCTGGATAACATTAAtatgaaatcagaaaaaaaatatttgtatttgtatttgtatcacacacacacacacacatttgcaccTCACCATTTATACTGGAGCCGTCACATGCCGTAATAGCGGTTATTATTAATCTTACTCATTACATATCATGGGTATTCCATACATACAGCCATCTCTTGTAATTATAACATCAAATACAACGAGCCAAAACATTTGGTGACGCATTACTTGCGATTCCCAGACCTACATACAAAACTACTAACTCGTTCACAGAGTTGTTGAGAGATGTGCAGAACGTCAACTTGTTCGAATGCTCTGCCTAGTATTGGCTGTGgcctcccccaccaccagctCAGGGACGATCAGCCATAGCTGTACGTCAAAAAAAATTCTTACAAGTTCTTATctattatttagaaatcacatttttttctcgttGCTACGGTATAGAGACACTTGATTTACTAGTAGTATTTAAAAAACGGGGAAATGCAAGAAACAGGAATTTAAGATATATGTTTTCCCCTCTTAAACAATCGTCATATGCTATATGTTGTTCTTATAAAGTTACATATAGTGAATGTAATGTTTTAAGATGCTAAAGATGTGTATCATGATTTGaaatagaaatatgaaataagtataatACTTTCTACCGGCCGCGCACGAAATCTTTAACAAcagtgtaaacaacctcccgcgctctgattggagggacagaggaatgcaTCGTGTTGAGGCAGCGGCGTGACAGCCGTGGGAATGTTGAGCGGCAAAATTTTCAACAGTACCCTCCACCACTAATGTAAGGAAATTGAGAGCTTGGCATGATGTCGGACCTGTTTGACTTCTCTTTCCTTGCATGGCGGGAATATTTACTccacgggatggagtgttgtaggatatatCGATGACTGCTCTTCTTTTGCCAACAGTGTTCATTCTAACGACATGAATAATTTATAGCACTAAGACGTTTTGGTGTAAACATGATGGTGACCATTGCAACTATGATGttttgctagtttggtacagaaaaatgtcaattaagcctTGCTGGATCTCAGCTAGCCGCAGCTTTGACTCTGGAAGgggctccagcagggccagcataTGGCAGGTCCAGCTCAGTGACGGAGTGAGTGGAGCGTTAGTAACATTTCCAGACCAAAAGTTACCACTTTTCTGCTATGAAGAATCCAATGAATGACATAATTTAGCACTGGTGTAACTTCATGCGTAATTACATTAAGTAAACCCACACGTCAATCATTGGTTTTGTCTCCCTACCCTCGGTCCGATACTCCGTTACGGAGAGACGGACAGACTCACCTTCGCTGCCCACCGCCCAGGCGATGTATGTTGTTGTGCATGAGTACCACGAGGGAGGCATGTTGGACGTGTAGCACTGGACGCCGTCGTGCTGCGCCCACTTGTCCAGGTGGGAAGGGGAGCCGATGCAGTTGTACAGGACCATGTGATGCACGTAGGCGAGGTTGTCTTTCGTGATGAGCGGCTCGAACTGTTTGTTTAGCGGAGATAATTTAACATTTGTGAGGAGGCTGTGGACGCGAGGCATAAATTCCACTATAATGCATATACTTCCCCTCACAATGTCGTTCCTCAATACTTtattggagggagagagataacaaaGTGGAGGGAACAACGTCATCTTACCCCGATTATGTGCGCACCGTTGACGTAATCTGGCGCCTTGTAGAGTTTGCACCAGTAGACTGTGTCTGTGTGGGATGGTAGACTCACCTGCGGAGGGGAGGGAGTTACCAAGCAAGACGTGTAAGTTAACTTCAAGCGTATACAgacgaaaaactgaaaaaaagccAGATCGACAaggttgtctttgtttttttttcgggAATGACAAGGTAATATGTTTGTGGCGTTCCGGACTGCTGGACTTTTATGTCTGTTTGCATAACGAGGTGAATGTGATTATGTGGCCTTACGTTTGGTGCACGGATGTCCCACGCCTCGATGTCCTCCGTGAGGGGCGGCGGCGCGAAGCTCGGCTCTTTCAAATAGATGCTCTTGACTCCTCGCTGCGCATGTCGTTCCATCACCATCTCGTCAACCGGATCTTCCTCGCCGAATGCCCAGATAATCTTCATCGTATCCCCCTTAAAAGAGAGTTATTACTTACTGACTCACGACTCCGGGCCCTCCTGTTAGTCTCTTCCTTCCCGCACCCCCCTCGATCTCTCCCTCATTGTTCAAACAGTATAACATTTAACCCGTCGCGGATCCCCCACGCACCGAAAGCTTCATGTCTTGACTCTTGTCGCAGGTGTTCCAGGGCCGCGAGAAGCGTATCACGGTGTGGGTGTCGTTTTGGTAGCCGCCCTCCACCACCATGTCCTGTGAGTGGTCCACCACGGGTGTTGTCTCGCCGTGGGCGTAACGATCCTACGGGTGGGAGGAAGGTTATGTTGGCCAACGTCATGATACAGTTGTCATATAGGAAAGTCAGAGAGATACGCAATGTTAACTCTGATCCTGGCACTTTTATTAACCTTTTACTCACATGCACATGGAGCTCCCCGTGTGAGTCAACCCAACCCAAGGTGATGTCGGCCCCGCGCATACCCCCGTTGGGCGAGAAACCGAGCCCCGCCCAGCCCTTGGTGGCCACCTGGCGGGCAGGAGGCGTGAAGGAGGGGCAAGGGAGGTAACTACACTGTCAAATGTGGGTGATTTACGTGCACAGTTGAAGAGTAACCtaataaaataagacaaattggAAGGAGAAAGTCAGCCACTCACTTGGATCTCCACCCTGAGGCTCTCTTCCTCGGGCGTCCACCTCATGACGAAGTCGCCGCGCTGGTCCAAAATCGCCGTGTGTTGATAGGCAGCGACAGAAAGGGTGTTCCCAGCATCCCGCGCCGTCACCCCCCACACCATCGCCGTTAGCAGCACCGTGGCCCAATAATTAAAATTCGTCCACATACTGAATATAATAAATTCGTAAAGCTTATTAATCTCATCACATACACCATTTGTTGCACGGCCTCCTCTTACGCCTTTACATAAGTTATTTTGTACTAGTCTCACCTTTTATCCATCTTTTGACCTACATGATTATATGTCCTGACTATTGCCACATCATTTGAATTCTTTTTCATGTAATTTACTTTTGGTAACAGAGTACGCCTACTCCTCCTGCATATTAACCCGGCGTTGTTCTTTTCGGAGCTAATGAAggatatacgcctccgtggtctagtggtcagcgcgcctggctactactccgcgggcccgggttcgaaacccggcccgggcagtcggcgtgcagctcacccagctgttcatcctccctctcgggctggtcgataaatgggtaccaggggaaacctggggaaggtaaactgtggtagcccggatgtcacactggccctgtgtcccggggtaatgggctccctcccaccacaggctcaagggccaatgtcacggagatgagcaccaaggctacgcgctgctacagcgtatgctcccaactttacctttttacCTTAATGAAGGATTTGTTTGTATATGTTGCCCTTGTactgtttatctatttgtttattctGTAAATGCTCTACCTGTAACTTGTAAATATATCAGTTATGAGACAGGTGGTGGAAATATCAAAGGGCCAGTTCGGATTTATGCCTAAAAAGGGAACGACGAGCTCAATTTTTGTGCtaagacagatgaaggaaaaatatagagagaagcagagggagaTACACGCAATATTCATAGACCTGGAAAAAGGTTATGATCAAATACCGAGGCAGGAAATATGGAGATGCTTGAGGATGAAGATGGTACCAGAGagttaca
This DNA window, taken from Eriocheir sinensis breed Jianghai 21 unplaced genomic scaffold, ASM2467909v1 Scaffold1517, whole genome shotgun sequence, encodes the following:
- the LOC126990279 gene encoding MOXD1 homolog 1-like isoform X2, which produces MWTNFNYWATVLLTAMVWGVTARDAGNTLSVAAYQHTAILDQRGDFVMRWTPEEESLRVEIQDRYAHGETTPVVDHSQDMVVEGGYQNDTHTVIRFSRPWNTCDKSQDMKLSGDTMKIIWAFGEEDPVDEMVMERHAQRGVKSIYLKEPSFAPPPLTEDIEAWDIRAPNVSLPSHTDTVYWCKLYKAPDYVNGAHIIGFEPLITKDNLAYVHHMVLYNCIGSPSHLDKWAQHDGVQCYTSNMPPSWYSCTTTYIAWAVGSEGESVRLSVTEYRTEGRETKPMIDVWVYLM
- the LOC126990279 gene encoding DBH-like monooxygenase protein 1 isoform X1, coding for MWTNFNYWATVLLTAMVWGVTARDAGNTLSVAAYQHTAILDQRGDFVMRWTPEEESLRVEIQVATKGWAGLGFSPNGGMRGADITLGWVDSHGELHVHDRYAHGETTPVVDHSQDMVVEGGYQNDTHTVIRFSRPWNTCDKSQDMKLSGDTMKIIWAFGEEDPVDEMVMERHAQRGVKSIYLKEPSFAPPPLTEDIEAWDIRAPNVSLPSHTDTVYWCKLYKAPDYVNGAHIIGFEPLITKDNLAYVHHMVLYNCIGSPSHLDKWAQHDGVQCYTSNMPPSWYSCTTTYIAWAVGSEGESVRLSVTEYRTEGRETKPMIDVWVYLM